One genomic segment of Alphaproteobacteria bacterium includes these proteins:
- a CDS encoding 3-deoxy-D-manno-octulosonic acid transferase, whose product MSRLLYRAFASAVSPALELFLKRRLARGKEDPLRWRERKGYTDRPRPAGKVLWIHGASMGEARSALPLVAALRATRPDLSVLFTTGSRTSAEMLARELDGTGAFHQYVPLDVPAWVDRFLDHWRPDAALWLESELWPNLLGALAKRRIPAALINARLAERSAQRWERTLKFFAPPFEAFRLALAQSEGDAARLRRLGLADVRAIGNLKHEAPPLAADPQAVDALRDMLDGRFAWLTASTHPREEAAILEAHRQIRHARGDALLVLAPRHATRGADIAAACEAAELPAARRSLAQNPGAAEAVYIADTMGELGVLYRAVPIAFVGGSLEPHGGQNPLEPARLGASLAFGPSMENFAELARDLIDAKAATRVADAGELARWVLERAADPALAAREGAAARDFAAKGEGTVTRMLAALEPILAGLGPKAVTHETA is encoded by the coding sequence ATGAGCCGGCTTCTCTATCGCGCCTTCGCGTCCGCCGTGTCGCCGGCGCTCGAGCTGTTCTTGAAGCGGCGCCTGGCGCGCGGCAAGGAAGATCCGCTGCGCTGGCGCGAGCGCAAAGGCTATACGGATCGTCCGCGCCCGGCGGGCAAGGTTCTGTGGATTCACGGTGCTTCGATGGGCGAGGCGCGTTCGGCCTTGCCGCTGGTTGCCGCGTTGCGCGCGACACGGCCCGATCTGTCGGTGTTGTTCACCACCGGCTCGCGCACCTCGGCCGAAATGCTGGCGCGCGAGCTGGATGGCACGGGTGCCTTCCACCAATACGTGCCGCTCGACGTGCCCGCTTGGGTCGATCGCTTCCTCGACCATTGGCGCCCGGATGCGGCGCTGTGGCTCGAAAGCGAGTTGTGGCCCAATCTGCTCGGGGCGCTGGCCAAGCGCCGCATCCCCGCCGCATTGATCAACGCGCGCCTCGCCGAACGTTCGGCGCAGCGCTGGGAACGCACGCTCAAATTCTTCGCCCCGCCCTTCGAGGCGTTTCGCTTGGCGCTGGCGCAAAGCGAAGGCGACGCCGCACGGTTGCGGCGCTTGGGCCTGGCCGATGTGCGCGCGATCGGCAATCTCAAACACGAAGCGCCGCCGCTCGCCGCCGATCCGCAGGCGGTCGACGCGTTGCGCGACATGCTCGACGGGCGTTTCGCGTGGCTCACCGCCTCGACCCATCCGCGCGAAGAAGCCGCGATCCTCGAAGCGCATCGCCAAATCCGCCATGCGCGCGGCGATGCGCTGCTTGTATTGGCACCCCGCCATGCGACGCGCGGGGCCGATATCGCCGCTGCGTGCGAAGCGGCGGAATTGCCGGCGGCGCGGCGTTCGCTCGCTCAAAATCCCGGCGCGGCGGAAGCCGTCTACATCGCCGACACGATGGGCGAGTTGGGCGTGCTCTACCGCGCTGTGCCGATCGCGTTCGTCGGCGGCTCGCTGGAGCCGCATGGCGGCCAAAACCCGCTGGAACCGGCACGGCTGGGCGCGTCGCTCGCCTTCGGCCCGTCGATGGAGAATTTCGCCGAGCTGGCGCGCGATCTGATCGACGCGAAGGCCGCGACGCGCGTGGCCGATGCGGGCGAACTCGCGCGCTGGGTACTGGAACGCGCCGCCGATCCGGCCTTGGCCGCGCGCGAAGGGGCGGCCGCGCGCGACTTCGCCGCGAAGGGCGAGGGGACGGTCACGCGCATGCTGGCGGCATTGGAACCGATCCTCGCGGGCCTCGGCCCCAAAGCGGTGACGCATGAAACCGCCTAG
- a CDS encoding lysophospholipid acyltransferase family protein, which yields MLKKFLKSETGQALIARLAAGYIAFVYRTTRWTVIGNELPEALLRAGKPVIACFWHQRLMMMAPLTHRLRPYNMLISAHRDGVLISRAVAHFGVTTIVGSTSRGAADALRNMVGFLKKGQLVGVTPDGPRGPARKAAQGVAAAAFLAQAPAVTQSYSISRAKFLNSWDRLMIPLPFGKGVVMWGDPIPPPATRDAMDEFTALLEKRLDEDCAAADRFVGIVAPVRRAK from the coding sequence ATGCTGAAAAAATTTCTCAAATCCGAAACGGGCCAAGCCCTTATCGCCCGTTTGGCGGCGGGGTATATCGCCTTCGTCTATCGCACCACGCGCTGGACGGTGATCGGCAACGAATTGCCCGAGGCGCTGTTGCGCGCGGGCAAGCCGGTGATCGCCTGTTTCTGGCACCAGCGCTTGATGATGATGGCGCCGCTGACGCATCGCTTGCGCCCCTACAATATGCTGATTTCCGCCCATCGCGACGGCGTGCTGATCAGCCGCGCGGTCGCGCATTTCGGCGTTACCACCATCGTCGGCTCGACCAGCCGGGGTGCCGCCGACGCGTTGCGCAACATGGTCGGCTTTCTGAAAAAGGGCCAGTTGGTGGGCGTCACACCCGATGGGCCGCGCGGCCCCGCGCGCAAAGCGGCGCAAGGTGTCGCGGCAGCCGCTTTCCTCGCCCAGGCGCCGGCGGTCACGCAAAGCTATTCGATCTCGCGCGCCAAGTTCCTGAACAGCTGGGACCGGCTGATGATCCCGCTGCCCTTCGGCAAGGGCGTGGTGATGTGGGGCGACCCGATTCCGCCGCCCGCCACGCGCGACGCAATGGACGAATTCACGGCGCTGCTGGAAAAGCGTCTCGACGAAGATTGCGCGGCCGCCGACCGTTTCGTCGGCATCGTCGCACCCGTGCGGCGCGCGAAATGA
- a CDS encoding PAS domain-containing protein, which yields MAERPVFHEKRLDALLAFWEARRKGGSVPDRADFDPIEMRTWLGHLMLVDWAEGRWVYRLYGTAFVDAFRREMTGKSIDELPAEQAALLRVEYEKVRVEAAPAWRTYSAQFAHGTLDGRQQWQLGQTWERLILPLSDGGSDVTLVMVAAYQIGGQTA from the coding sequence GTGGCCGAACGGCCGGTATTTCACGAAAAACGGCTCGATGCGCTGCTCGCCTTCTGGGAGGCGCGCCGCAAAGGCGGATCCGTGCCCGATCGCGCCGATTTCGACCCGATCGAAATGCGGACCTGGCTTGGCCATCTGATGCTGGTCGATTGGGCCGAGGGGCGCTGGGTCTACCGGCTTTACGGCACGGCTTTCGTCGACGCGTTCCGGCGCGAGATGACCGGGAAGTCGATCGACGAACTGCCGGCCGAACAAGCCGCCTTATTGCGCGTCGAGTACGAAAAAGTGCGCGTCGAGGCGGCGCCCGCGTGGCGCACCTATTCCGCGCAATTCGCCCACGGCACGCTGGACGGCCGCCAGCAATGGCAGCTCGGCCAAACCTGGGAGCGGTTGATCCTGCCGCTGTCCGACGGCGGCAGCGACGTGACGCTGGTTATGGTCGCCGCCTATCAGATCGGCGGGCAGACCGCGTAG
- a CDS encoding DUF3501 family protein: MIAAMKREITRADIIPMADYGRERKALRVDMVAVKKNRRVEVGPVATFYFENYQTMWHQVHEMLFIEKGGEGQIADELAAYNPLIPQGDELVATVMLEIEDPIRRARVLSGLGHIEDHMYLEVAGTRINAISETDVERTTDEGKTSSVHFIRFKLTPAQIAEFRKPGTRVLLGIDHVNYGHIAVMAEATRNALSADFA, translated from the coding sequence ATGATCGCCGCCATGAAGCGTGAAATCACCCGCGCCGATATCATTCCGATGGCCGACTATGGCCGCGAGCGCAAGGCGCTGCGCGTCGACATGGTCGCGGTGAAGAAGAACCGCCGCGTCGAAGTCGGTCCGGTGGCGACCTTCTATTTCGAGAATTACCAGACGATGTGGCATCAGGTTCACGAGATGCTGTTCATCGAAAAAGGCGGCGAAGGCCAGATCGCCGACGAGCTCGCCGCCTATAATCCGCTGATCCCGCAGGGCGACGAATTGGTCGCGACGGTGATGCTGGAAATCGAAGATCCCATTCGGCGCGCGCGCGTGCTGTCGGGTCTCGGCCATATCGAAGACCACATGTATCTCGAAGTCGCGGGCACGCGGATCAACGCGATCAGCGAAACGGATGTCGAGCGCACGACCGACGAAGGCAAAACCTCGTCGGTGCATTTCATCCGCTTCAAATTGACGCCGGCGCAGATCGCGGAATTCCGCAAGCCGGGCACGCGCGTGCTGCTGGGCATCGACCACGTCAATTACGGCCATATCGCCGTGATGGCGGAAGCGACGCGCAACGCCCTTTCGGCCGATTTCGCCTAA
- a CDS encoding glycerol-3-phosphate dehydrogenase — protein MREGSLDAPTRHPIDWQNPDFWDEAKLDAELRRVFDICHGCRRCFNLCDSFPRLFDLIDNTKGETLEEVPSSEFKGVVDSCTLCDLCFMTKCPYVPPHEWNLDFPHLMVRARAIEAKKKGVPFAEAQLTKTDRNGKLASIAPGIANWASDTSNKFTRGLLDKVADVHPEAALPKFHGATFAVRAKREAIEINTAAPAHGKRKAALYATCFVNYNNPNIGMAMRAILAKNGIDSKVVYPKCCGMPQLEHGEIEKVAATAKQVAAEMSPLIDEGYDIVALIPSCALMLKFEWPLIVPDDPLVKKLAQATYDASEYVVDIAKREGLAPGLEKLDGGVSMHFACHARAQNMGPKAAEMLRLVPEISVAVIERCSGHGGSWGVMKRNFELALKVGKPVAKTVAKNAKTYLASECPLAGEHIAQGVERLPAEDRPANMEPPLHPIELFAKAYGLA, from the coding sequence ATGCGCGAAGGCAGTCTCGACGCACCGACCCGGCATCCGATCGATTGGCAGAACCCGGATTTTTGGGACGAAGCCAAGCTCGACGCCGAATTGCGCCGCGTCTTCGACATCTGTCACGGCTGCCGGCGCTGCTTCAATCTGTGCGATTCCTTCCCGCGTCTGTTCGATCTGATCGACAACACGAAGGGCGAAACGCTCGAGGAAGTGCCGTCGAGCGAATTCAAGGGCGTGGTCGATTCCTGCACGCTCTGCGACCTTTGCTTCATGACCAAGTGCCCCTACGTGCCGCCGCACGAATGGAACTTGGATTTCCCCCATCTGATGGTCCGTGCGCGCGCGATCGAGGCGAAGAAGAAGGGCGTTCCCTTCGCCGAAGCGCAGCTCACCAAGACCGATCGCAACGGCAAGCTCGCTTCGATCGCGCCGGGGATCGCGAATTGGGCGTCGGACACGTCGAACAAGTTCACGCGCGGCCTGCTCGACAAGGTCGCGGACGTGCATCCCGAAGCCGCGTTGCCGAAATTCCACGGCGCCACGTTCGCCGTGCGCGCCAAGCGCGAAGCGATCGAGATCAACACGGCCGCCCCGGCCCACGGCAAACGCAAGGCCGCGCTCTACGCGACCTGCTTCGTCAACTACAACAATCCGAATATCGGCATGGCGATGCGCGCGATCCTGGCCAAGAACGGGATCGACAGCAAAGTCGTCTATCCGAAATGCTGCGGCATGCCGCAGCTCGAACACGGCGAGATCGAGAAGGTCGCCGCGACCGCCAAGCAGGTCGCCGCGGAAATGTCGCCGCTGATCGACGAAGGCTACGACATCGTGGCGCTGATCCCGTCCTGCGCGCTGATGCTGAAATTCGAATGGCCGTTGATCGTGCCGGACGATCCGCTGGTCAAGAAGCTCGCGCAAGCGACCTACGACGCGTCGGAATACGTGGTCGATATCGCCAAGCGCGAAGGCTTGGCGCCGGGTCTCGAAAAACTCGACGGCGGCGTGTCGATGCACTTCGCCTGCCACGCGCGCGCGCAGAATATGGGTCCGAAAGCGGCCGAAATGCTGCGCTTGGTGCCCGAGATTTCGGTCGCCGTGATCGAGCGGTGCTCGGGCCACGGCGGCTCGTGGGGCGTGATGAAGCGCAATTTCGAACTCGCGTTGAAGGTCGGCAAGCCGGTCGCCAAGACTGTCGCCAAGAACGCGAAAACCTATCTCGCGTCGGAATGCCCGCTGGCGGGCGAACATATCGCGCAAGGCGTGGAACGCCTGCCGGCGGAAGACCGGCCCGCGAATATGGAACCGCCGCTGCATCCGATCGAGCTGTTCGCCAAGGCCTACGGCCTCGCTTGA
- a CDS encoding rubrerythrin family protein, protein MPKLKGTKTEQNLKDAFAGESQANRRYLYFAQKADVEGFNDVAAVFRSTAEGETGHAHGHLEYLEETGDPATGQPIGSTDLNLKASIAGETHEYTDMYPGMARSAREEGFDEIADWFETLAKAEKSHAGKFQKTLDSLGK, encoded by the coding sequence ATGCCCAAGCTCAAGGGAACCAAGACCGAGCAGAATCTGAAGGATGCGTTCGCGGGCGAAAGCCAGGCGAACCGCCGCTATCTGTACTTCGCCCAAAAGGCGGACGTCGAAGGCTTCAACGACGTCGCGGCCGTGTTCCGCTCGACGGCGGAAGGCGAAACGGGCCACGCGCACGGCCATCTCGAATATCTGGAAGAGACGGGCGACCCGGCGACGGGCCAGCCGATCGGCTCGACCGATCTGAACCTCAAGGCGTCGATCGCCGGCGAAACGCACGAGTACACCGATATGTACCCGGGCATGGCGCGTTCGGCGCGCGAAGAAGGCTTCGACGAGATCGCCGACTGGTTCGAAACGCTGGCGAAGGCCGAGAAGTCGCACGCCGGCAAGTTCCAGAAGACGCTCGACTCGCTGGGCAAGTAA
- a CDS encoding transcriptional repressor — translation MTSMRPFAPLVDRLKAAGLRPTRQRLQLLRVLGEGGHRHLTAEQLSAEARAAGLNVALATIYNTLNQFTQAGLLREVVVEPGRSYFDTNLGPHHHFFDESAGMLIDIPADQISVAALPAPPPGKRVASVDVVVRLTDS, via the coding sequence ATGACCTCGATGCGTCCCTTTGCCCCCCTGGTGGACCGTTTGAAGGCGGCGGGTTTGCGCCCGACCCGCCAGCGCCTGCAATTGCTGCGCGTGCTGGGCGAGGGCGGGCACCGCCATCTGACCGCCGAACAATTGTCGGCCGAGGCGCGGGCGGCGGGGCTGAACGTGGCGCTCGCCACGATCTACAACACGCTCAACCAGTTCACGCAGGCCGGTTTGCTGCGCGAAGTGGTGGTCGAGCCGGGGCGGTCCTATTTCGACACCAATCTCGGCCCGCATCATCATTTCTTCGACGAATCGGCCGGGATGTTGATCGACATTCCCGCCGATCAAATCTCGGTGGCCGCCTTGCCGGCCCCGCCGCCGGGCAAGCGTGTGGCATCGGTCGACGTGGTCGTCCGCTTGACCGATTCCTGA